The genomic window ATATTCTCTTAGAAAGTTATCCATAGACAGATTATCCGGCGCCCGCCACTGACGTTGACGACCGTGATCCAAGGCATGCATGTATACTCCACCCGTCCCTAAATGTCTATCGTTTTCGCTTCCCaaaaaataactttgactaaatatatattaaaaattattaatatttatgatacataattagtatcattggatagatatttgaatctagtttttttaataaatttatttggagatagaaatgttgcacgtattttctataaatcgagtcaaggTTATCGGCATGCAGATTGTGGCGACAAACATTTAGGGGAAGTACgattttttctttattttgcaaaaaaaaacacGGTGAATGGATTTACATGCCGCAGCAGTGTGTGCACGTACTGTGCGGCTGAGATGGCGCATGATGCAATGCTGAGATGGCGCGCGAGACGATGGCGTGACATTTTTTTATACCCAAAGTTCTAAAACCGACCGGACCAAGAGGTAGGCCGGATCCTCGATCTGGATCATCGCTAGCTTCCGGAGAGCTAGTCGTGTGAGACGGACTGCTGCTGGCACGCACCTCCTCAACGTAACATTGCAATCTGACCAGTGACGACTACTCGATCTGCCAAAACGTACAGCGGATATACACCTCTGGGACGTCCGCTGACTGCTGATGACTATAACGTAATGACTGGTAGTGCTATAGCGGTATAGGATCAGAAGAAACCGGCGGCGAGAGCCGATGATGGGCCGACGATGAAATTCGTTGCAAAAGGCGCTGCCGGCCCGGGTTCGAGCGTTCCACAAGGGGACACCGCGCGAGCGCGAGCGCGACCGGAGCTAGGCGAGCGGGTATGCACGCATATGGGGCCAGTTTGGATGGAACCCTGGGATAGTTGCCTGGGCTATTCACCTGCTTGGGAGCTGTCTGTATTTAGTTGCAAGATTGCCTGGCCAGACAAAGCTGAAATTCAGGCGTCGTTTGGTTGATGGCCTGAAAATTAGCCTCAGCAAGTAGAAAGGTCAGGTGCTGTTTGGTTTTTTATTCTGCCTGGGTTACACTCAGCATTATTTGAAGTAACGAACTCATATGAGCTCTATTCATAATATTACACACAATGAGTTCTCAAGCTATATGCTAACAAATATTACAACTTAAGATTAGATAATAGTTCGTCGATATACAAAAGCACATCAAGGCTATCCCAAAAGTCTGTCAGGCACCTCTCTGACTATCAACTTCGCCAGCACCTAATTAGCATCTAGTCATACTATACATATTGATTTCAAAAGGGTGCAGCAAAAACAAGACCCCATCAGCCATAATCAAAAGATCATGTAGCTACAATCATCCATAATCAGGAACCACCAAGATCACCACCAGATAAATGGTTGAACACCCAACGCTCAAGGTATTCTTGACCCATATTGATAAGGAAGCTACGATGAACTTGAAATTCTAGCTTGCAAAGGTGCATTCCTACTGCAAGCCTATCATCCGGTGCTAATGCGATCTTCTTGAGTATATCCCATAGAGGACCATTAGGGTCTGGAGGAGGTGCAACCTGCACTGGTTTTCCAAGGTTCTGTTGGATACCACGTAAAGTATTGGTtatctccacatccatatcatcaTCGGCATAGGCAGGAGATGCTTTTGTGTTGGACTTACTGGCCCTACCAACCCGTGCAGCAACAGGTACTGTATTAGACTTGTCAAACCTTTTAAAATTTCTCTTGTTAGGCTTCATGGACTTTACACTAGATGAAGAAACTTGAGTGCTAGCTGTAGCAAGGGCAGCCACCTCCTGACACTCATCACTATCAGACTGTAGTTTGTCTGAGTCTTCCCCATGTGCATCATTTGTGTTATCATAGTTAGCCATATCATTCAGCATGTCAAGTCTCTCAGTATCATCTTGGTCTGGATCAGCTGCAGTGGAAGGGTCTTGCATAAAAGAACCATCAGCTGTGCTGCCACTAAATAATTCTTGCAACTTGTCAAAGAACTGAATTGGTTTAGACAGAATCCCACGGTCATTTGCCTACATAAAAACAATAAGAATCATTTATGATAATGCATGTAAAATGACTACTTAGGCAGGAGATAATTACCGAGAGTTCGTTCAAAGTAGACTTGGAGAGAGTCACCATCTTGGTGTCATCATCCCAGCCACCGCCACTCTCATTCATATGCTTAGCCACAAGTCCCCAAGTATCCTTATGCCGTCTCCAGTGGCGATGAACTTGCTCCACAGTATAGGTAGTGCCATATTTAGAGTTCACTGCAGATGTACAGGCTGTGTGATGCATCTTCTTGAAAAAAGTTTTTGGAGGCATCGCCAACTTCTTCTCAATGTACCAATCAAGTAGAAATTCAGATATAGCTGGAGGCCAATTTGTAGCTTTTGCCCTTGGATTTGAACCTGCAGCTTTCTCACCTCCCTTGCCCTTAGCATTCATGCTACTTTCTCCTGTATCCATTGTCAACGAACTACAGAAAAATATTGTAGTGAAGAAAACAGCAAGCAACAATACAGGAAAATATTTTGATGAAGAAAACAACAACCAACGGTACATATATTTTGCTAAttaataataagtcttacaagctaAATAATACTTTATACATGTATTACACCGTACAAGTACATATATGCTGCAACAATAGTACATAGCATAGTGAATTACATCAATATTCAGTCCACATCAAATTAGCTAGTTCATCTCGCTTAGCCACCCATTGTCTGTTTTCTGCACCTTGATCTATTGCTACTCTAGTTGACCTGGGCAAAGTATTATACTAGAGTTCTTCATCATATATGATGTCATCAGGACCGTTGTCTAGGATCCAATTGTGTAACACACAGCATGCTATCACAATCTTCACCTGTATGCTAAAGGGAAAATATGGCTTGTTTGCAAGAACTTTAAAGCGATTCTTTAATGTCCCAAATGCTCGCTCAACAGTTGTATGAAGAGAGGAATGTCGAAGATTAAACAAGTCTTGTGGTGTTTCTGGATATCTCCCACCCCCATACTCCTTCAAGTGATAGCGAACACCTCTATAAGGTGGCAATATACCCGGTCTCGCTGCATACCCCGCATCAGCTAAGTAATATTTTCCTACAATACACAAGATGACTGCTTTATTGCCTCATCAAAACTTAGTGTATGCCTTAAATCATTTGGACAAATATGCTAACCTTCAAGAAATGGAATTCCATTTGATCTTTTAAGGGCAGCCCTTAGAACTACGGAGTCATGTGCTGAGCCCTCCCATCCAGCAAGCACATATGTAAACCGCAAATCAAAGTAAACTGCAGCCATCATTTGGACATAAACAAGAATGATAGATCAAGCAAATCAAGAAAATAGAAACAGATTTTGCTCACCTTTCTGAACCAGATCTAAGATCAGTACTTCTTGAAGTCAATGAAGAGTGAAGAGAGAAAATAATAGAGCAAACCACCAGATCCACAACATAGAAGATCACCCTGCAGCATCCTTCATCGCCATGGAGTCCAATCTGTGATTTCCTCACTTCTGAAGAAACACcaacgagagagagagggagggggagggaggggagaggaAAGGAAAAAAGTGAGGAGAGGATAAGGCAATGGAGTTTTACACGATGATTAAAGCCAGGCAGCTTGGCTGGAGTCCTAGGCGATCGATTTTCTACGCCTGGCACCCGGCACCCGCGCCAGGCATCCGCGCCAGGCAAGTAAAATCGATCATCGTGTATACCTGGCGCGGATGCCTGGCGCGGGTGCCGGGTGCCAGGCGTAGAAAATCGATCGCCTGGGACTCCAGCCAAGCTGCCTGGCTTTAATCATCGTGTAAAACTCCATTGCCTTATCCTCTCCTCACTTTTTTCCTTtcctctcccctccctccccctccctctctctctctctcgttggTGTTTCTTCAAAAGTGAGGAAATCACAGATTGGACTCCATGGCGATGAAGGATGCTGCAGGGTGATCTTCTATGTTGTGGATCTGGTGGTTTGCTCTATTATTTTCTCTCTTCACTCTTCATTGACTTCAAGAAGTACTGATCTTAGATCTGGTTCAGAAAGGTGAGCAAAATCTGTTTCTATTTTCTTGATTTGCTTGATCTATCATTCTTGTTTATGTCCAAATGATGGCTGCAGTTTTTTCTAGGTTGATGTATACACGATGATCGATTTTTAGCATTTTTTCCTATGCTAATCAGATCGATTTTCTTGTAGCACGTGAGACTCCATTTTTTTTAGCTTGTGCGTACATAGATCCTTTTTCTCCTCTCCCAGTACCTTTCTCCGTGATAAGCATATTGATTTTCTTATAGTATTGGAGAGTAGAGTTTTTAGCATGTGCGTACTGACATCCAATGGTGCTAGCTAGTACACTTTTATCTGGAGGATTAGAAAGTGAGTGGCAAAATGTATATTTATTAAAGTAGTAACTTTGTACAGGTTGCTTTAGAAAATGACGACATGCATGTCTAAACTACCAACTTGCTTGTTTCTTACATTTTCTCATATGATGCTTAGATGGATAAAGACCACATTTCCGATTATGTTATCCAGCAAAGAGCTCGCATGTTAAGTGTCCTATCTATTGTCATTGCCATTATCCAATGGTGGCGGCGACGTCGGCGTCTTCGCTCTAGAAGACTGCCAATAAAATATGGGCCCTTGGTGAGCAGAGATTTGGTGAGGCAaacaaggctagatgaactatatAATGGAACAGATAAAAACTGCATCCGTCAACTTCGGATGAGGAAAGCTGTGTTCTGGAAACTTTCCTCCCGTTTGCGTGATTCCGGTCTACTTAGGGATACTATACACGTCTCGATTGAAGAACAATTAGCTATGTTTCTGCATACAGTTGGCCACAATTTGAGAAATTGTGTGATTGCCTTATATTTCAAGAGATCCGGCGAGACCGTAAGCCGGTATTTCAGTGAGGTCTTGATGGCTTTATGTTCCCTTGCCAAAGATATGATAAAACTTAGGTCTGTAGAGACCCATTCAAAGATAACCAGTAGCCCTGGGCGGTTCTACCCTTATTTTAAGGTATACTACAAAACATACGATTCTTAATATTTTATTTTTGATGGCTAGTTTATTACACTAATAAAAATTCCTTGCAATATAGGACTGTATTGGGGCACTTGATGGCACTCATATCCCCGCATTTGTCCCTGAAAATATAGTTAACAGGTTTAGAGGTCGTAAAGGTTACCCAACTCAAAATGTGCTAGCAGCCGTGGACTTTGATTTGCGGTTTACATATGTGCTTGCTAGATGGGAGGGCTCAGCACATGACTCCGTAGTTCTAAGGGCTGCCCTTAAAAGATCAAATGGAATTCCATTTCTTGAAGGTTAGCATATTTGTCCAAATGATTTAAGGCATACACTAAGTTTTGATGAGGCAATAAAGCAGTCATCTTGTGTATTGTAGGAAAATATTACTTAGCTGATGCGGGGTATGCAGCGAGACCGGGTATATTGCCACCTTATAGAGGTGTTCGCTATCACTTGAAGGAGTATGGGGGTGGGAGATATCCAGAAACACCACAAGAGTTGTTTAATCTTCGACATTCCTCTCTTCGTACAACTGTTGAGCGAGCATTTGGGACATTAAAGAATCGCTTTAAAGTTCTTGCAAACAAGCCATATTTTCCCTTTAGCATACAGGTGAAGATTGTGATAGCATGCTGTGTGTTACACAATTGGATCCTAGACAACGGTCCTGATGACATCATATATGATGAACTCTGGTATAATACTTTGCCCAGGTCAACTAGAGTAGCAATAGATCAAGGTGCAGAAAACAGACAATGGGTGGCTAAGCGAGATGAACTAGCTAATTTGATGTGGACTGAATATTGATGTAATTCACTATGCTATGTACTATTGTTGCAGCATATATGTACTTGTACGGTGTAATACATGTATAAAGTATTATTtagcttgtaagacttattattaaTTAGCAAAATATATGTACCGTTGGTTGTTGTTTTCTTCATCAAAATATTTTCCTGTATTGTTGCTTGCTGTTTTCTTCACTACAATATTTTTCTGTAGTTCGTTGACAATGGATACAGGAGAAAGTAGCATGAATGCTAAGGGCAAGGGAGGTGAGAAAGCTGCAGGTTCAAATCCAAGGGCAAAAGCTACAAATTGGCCTCCAGCTATATCTGAATTTCTACTTGATTGGTACATTGAGAAGAAGTTGGCGATGCCTCCCAAAACTTTTTTCAAGAAGATGCATCACACAGCCTGTACATCTGCAGTGAACTCTAAATATGGCACTACCTATACTGTGGAGCAAGTTCATCGCCACTGGAGGCGGCATAAGGATACTTGGGGACTTGTGGCTAAGCATATGAATGAGAGTGGCGGTGGCTGGGATGATGACACCAAGATGGTGACTCTCTCCAAGTCTACTTTGAACGAACTCTCGGTAATTATCTCCTGCCTAAGTAGTCATTTTACATGCATTATCATAAATGATTCTTATTGTTTTTATGCAGGCAAATGACCGTGGGATTCTGTCTAAACCAATTCAGTTCTTTGACAAGTTGCAAGAATTATTTAGTGGCAGCACAGCTGATGATTCTTTTATGCAAGACCCTTCCACTACTGCTGATCCAGACCAAGATGATACTGAGAGACTTGACATGCTGAATGATATGGCTAACTATGATAACACAAATGATGCACATGGGGAAGACTCAGACAAACTACAGTCTGATAGTGATGAGTGTCAGGAGGTGGCTGCCCTTGCTACAGCTAGCACTCAAGTTTCTTCATCTAGTGTGAAGTCCATGAAGCCTAACAAGAGAAATTTTAAAAGGTTTGGCAAGTCTAATACAGTACCTGCTGCTGCACGGGTTGGTAGGGCCAGTAAGTCCAACACAAAAGCATCTCCTGCCTATGCCGAtgatgatatggatgtggagataACCAATACTTTACGTGGTATCCAACAGAACCTTGGAAAACCAGTGCAGGTTGCACCTCCTCCAGACCCTAATGGTCCTCTATGGGATATGCTCAAGAAGATCGCATTAGCACCGGATGATAGGCTTGCAGTAGGAATGCACCTTTGCAAGCCAGAATTTCAAGTTCATCGCAGCTTCCTTATCAATATGGGTCAAGAATACCTTGAGCGTTGGGTGTTCAACCATTTATCTGGTGGTGATCTTGGTGGTCCCTGATTATGGATGATTGTAGCTACATGATCTTTTGATTATGGCTGATGGGGTCTTGTTTTTGCTGCACCCTTTTGGAATCAATATGTATAGTATGACTAGATGCTAATTAGGTGCTGGCGAAGTTGATAGTCAGAGAGGTGCCTGACAGACTTTTGGGATAGCCTTGATGTGCTTTTGTATATCGACGAACTATTATCTAATCTTAAGTTGTAATATTTGTTAGCATATAGCTTGAGAACTCATTGTGTGTAATATTATGAATAGAGCTCATATGAGTTTGTTACTTCAAATAATGCTGAGTGTAACCCAGGCAGAATAAAAAACCAAACAGCACCTGACCTTTCTACTTGCTGAGGCTAATTTTCAGGCCATCAACCAAACGACGCCTGAATTTCAGCTTTGCCTGGCCAGGCAATCTTGCAACTGAATACAGGCAGCTCCCAGCAGGTGAATAGCCCAGGCAACTATCCCAGGGTTCCATCCAAACTAGCCCTAAATCCCAGGGCTCAAACCAAACAACGTCCAGGCAACCTACAGGCAAGGGTCCAGTCCTGGCAATTTTAGCCAGGCCtgtatccaaacaagcccatgATGCTGGCCGAGGGGAACCCGCGCGCGTGCTGTATCTGTATGTATAGTACTTgtacgctgctgctgctgcgtcggGGTCGGTAGTTCCATTCATTCGATCGGTCAAAGATGACTTGGGGTTGGGGGGGGAGCATCCCTGACACTAGATATATATGGAGGCGGTGGGGTGTCCTCTGCCCGGCGAACGAACGAAGCGGGGGAGGAGTGCGGCCGGGAGCCCATGCCGAGAGCAGAAGCCGCGGCGGCGCCCATCCTCTCGATCGGTGCCGCGTGCGATGATTATTCCCTTTTTCATTTCCCCGGCCTGGTACCCGGCGGCGTATGCGTGCGTGGACGGCGACGCGGGCGCACGTGGTAACGTGTATGGATGGGTCTTGTACATACGGTGTGTTGTGT from Miscanthus floridulus cultivar M001 chromosome 11, ASM1932011v1, whole genome shotgun sequence includes these protein-coding regions:
- the LOC136491882 gene encoding uncharacterized protein, translating into MDTGESSMNAKGKGGEKAAGSNPRAKATNWPPAISEFLLDWYIEKKLAMPPKTFFKKMHHTACTSAVNSKYGTTYTVEQVHRHWRRHKDTWGLVAKHMNESGGGWDDDTKMVTLSKSTLNELSANDRGILSKPIQFFDKLQELFSGSTADGSFMQDPSTAADPDQDDTERLDMLNDMANYDNTNDAHGEDSDKLQSDSDECQEVAALATASTQVSSSSVKSMKPNKRNFKRFDKSNTVPVAARVGRASKSNTKASPAYADDDMDVEITNTLRGIQQNLGKPVQVAPPPDPNGPLWDILKKIALAPDDRLAVGMHLCKLEFQVHRSFLINMGQEYLERWVFNHLSGGDLGGS
- the LOC136491883 gene encoding protein ALP1-like; the encoded protein is MLSVLSIVIAIIQWWRRRRRLRSRRLPIKYGPLVSRDLVRQTRLDELYNGTDKNCIRQLRMRKAVFWKLSSRLRDSGLLRDTIHVSIEEQLAMFLHTVGHNLRNCVIALYFKRSGETVSRYFSEVLMALCSLAKDMIKLRSVETHSKITSSPGRFYPYFKDCIGALDGTHIPAFVPENIVNRFRGRKGYPTQNVLAAVDFDLRFTYVLARWEGSAHDSVVLRAALKRSNGIPFLEGKYYLADAGYAARPGILPPYRGVRYHLKEYGGGRYPETPQELFNLRHSSLRTTVERAFGTLKNRFKVLANKPYFPFSIQVKIVIACCVLHNWILDNGPDDIIYDELWYNTLPRSTRVAIDQGAENRQWVAKRDELANLMWTEY
- the LOC136490935 gene encoding uncharacterized protein, translating into MDTGESSMNAKGKGGEKAAGSNPRAKATNWPPAISEFLLDWYIEKKLAMPPKTFFKKMHHTACTSAVNSKYGTTYTVEQVHRHWRRHKDTWGLVAKHMNESGGGWDDDTKMVTLSKSTLNELSANDRGILSKPIQFFDKLQELFSGSTADDSFMQDPSTTADPDQDDTERLDMLNDMANYDNTNDAHGEDSDKLQSDSDECQEVAALATASTQVSSSSVKSMKPNKRNFKRFGKSNTVPAAARVGRAKPWKTSAGCTSSRP